The nucleotide sequence GGACACGCGTGGGGTACACCCCAACAGCGGGCTGCGGGacagcccccgcccccccacaccccccaccgCTCTGCCCCACGGCGTCCCCGAGGCCACCACACCATCGCCTGCACCGGGCTGCCTTTATTGCCCGCGCACGGCAGCGGAAACCAGCAGTACATGGGAgagcccggccgccgcccccccccccccaccccgggtggGGGCCGGGATCCCGCCCCCGGGGCCGTGGGGAGGGACAGGGAACCGTGGGAGCCACACTGCAGCAACCACTACATCCGCCCCCTGCAGTGGCCTGGCTGATGTCACCCTCCCAGAATAACTGGGGGATcgcagcggggggggggagtggaggcAGGAGCGGAAGCCGCTGGCCGGGGGGGGCCATTCTCCACAGGGTCCCCAGACTGGGTCAGTGACAGCCCCGTGCAGTGAGGGGACAGCAGCCGGGACGCGTCACCCGGGTGGGAAGGCTGAGCAGGCCcagggtgtgtgggggggctGCGACACCCCCGTCCCACACCAGCAGGGTGAGCGCAGGCAGGGTGCGGGCATGCCGGCAACCTGTGGGTGACAGGGGCACAGCCGCCACCCCCGGCTGCTGAGGTCCACGGCAGAGGGGGGGTCCTCGGCCCCCGCTACCCGTCCAGCAGCTTGAGGATGCTCTCCCCGCTCCTTCAGGGTCTTCCAGGCCTGGTCCTTCTCCTTCTTGGTGGGCGTGCGCTTCTTCTGCCGGGCGGCCATGATCTTGCGGAAGGCGTCCATCACCTCATTGTCGGCCATGCGGACACGCTGCCGCAGCTCCTGCCGGTGCAGCTCCTCCTTGGCCAgcctggggcggggaggggacaTACACGGGGGTGTCAGTCCCCGCCGGGCAGCCCGCTGCCCGCAACACCTCCCTGCCCGCTCTCACCGCAGCAGCTCATGCTTCTTGGCGCGGTTGTGCGCGCTGAGGGCCTTCAGCTCGGCCTGCCTCTTGCGCAGCTCGGCCAGCACCTCGTCCTCCGAGTCCTCGGCCGGCCGGTCCTCCGACTCCAGCAGGCCCTGGGCCACCAGCTCCTCCTTGATCCGCCCCTCCAGCGACTTGGTGTGGGGGACGCTGCCGGGACGGAGAGCGGCTGCTGCCCACCACAAGCCCTTTTCTTCCTGCAActtgctggggcagggaaggcaCCAGCACATTCGGCGTACCCACGGGCAGCACCAAGCTCCGGGGCCACCTTAGCTGCTCACCTGAAGGGCTTGTTCTGGCTGCGGGGAGATGTGCCAGCACCATCAGCTCCCGAGTCCTTGCCGGCGATCTCAGGGATGGGGGAGTCCTCAACGGGGGAAATGATGTTCTCCTAGCGAGCGGAGCGCGAGGGAAGGGTCACCGCGCCAGGCCGTGGCACTGCTGCCCCACCGAGCCAGGCCACGGCCCGGCCCCACGGAGCGAGGCTGTGGCACAGCCCCACGGAGCCCCCTCACCTCCACGAGGGCCTGCAGGAGACGCTGCGTCAGGGGCCCGAAGGGACACCCATCCTCTGGCTGCTCGTGCTGGGCCTCCGATTTCTTCAGCAGGGCATCAACGTCTGGGCGGAAGCAGGAGGGggaacaaaacaaccccaaacacgCAGAGGTGAGCAGCGGAGCAGGGCAGCCTCTACCCCGAGGGTGCAGGGCGAGGGGCCAGGGCTCAGCTCCGCTGGGCGCGGGTGctcacagcccctctgggcaaaGGCAGGTGGGGGACAAGGGCACCTTTGGTGTCCAGCTCGGTCAGCGGCCCCAGGACGCCTTTTTTCTTGTCGGCAGCTGCCGCCGCCCGGGCTCCatccttctgctcctccagcaggTCCTCCTGGGCCCAGCGCTGGGAGTAATGCTTCCCCAGGGGCGGGATCTGCAAGAGCAGGGCTCAGCACAGCTCCCGGAGCCCTCCCTGCCTCGCCTCCCAGCACCACGGCATCATCCCCAGGCAGGATCACTCACTATGAGGCACAGGAGGGGACAGAGTGGCCGAGGGCCGGGAGGGAACGGGGAGAGAGGGTTGGGGATGGGCTCAGGAGGCAGCGGGTGGGATCGGGAGTTTTCACCTTGTAATGCTCGGCCTCATCCTCCGGTGGCTTGAGCAGCTCCTCCAGGACTCTGACCTCCTCGTTGGTGAGATCAGCACAGTACGGCTCCACTGATGCCCAGAACCTGCGAGGATGGATGAACTGTGAGGGAGAGCTGCAGGGGAGCCCGTGGGAGCTGACACCCCCCCCATTCTCTCTAGGGCACCTCTTCCCTCGGGCTGGAGGCAGCCCTCGCGCCAGGTGCTCCAAGGAAGGAGACAGATGATCCCAACGCCCACCCAACACCCACGCACCTGTTTGGAGCATCATTTTTGGGAATGCGGGGCACGTCAATGGGATCATCCTGGAACTCGTATTCCTGGATCTTGGGCTGCAGGTTCTTGGACTTGGGCCGGCCAGGGCCGGGCCCGGTCCCGTGGCCGCCTTTGCcctccagcttctgcttcttGGGCTTCCCGTGCTTGACAGAGGTGCCCACATCGTGGTCCTTGCTCAGCTTCAGGAACCGCCGATCACCCTTCTTGTCCTGCCAGTCCGTCAGGATCTGGAAGAGAGCGATGCTCCATCAGGTCCCGCACCTGGCGCTGCGCAGGGGCAGACCGGAGGCAGCCCCCTCGGCGGGAAGGAGCGGGACGGTGAGCCACCCCTACGGCTGCGGTCCCAGCACCTGGGTCTCGGCCTCCAGGACACGGAGGCGGCGGCTGGCGGAGGAAAGCAGCgtctccagctccagctgcagcgTGTCCAGCTCCTCGATGCCAATGCCATCGTCCTCCGAGCGGGCCAGCACGGCCGTGTACCGGGGGCACACCTTCACGTGGTCCACCGACTTGAAGTCGTGGAACTGCAGCGGGCAGTCCTTCAGCTCGCTCATGGCGGCGGGGACCGGGCaccggggggcaccggggggcaCCGGGAACGGGGGGCGGCTATGGGGGAACCGAGAGGGGTACGGGGTGCTATGGGGGAACCGGGGATAGGGGAAGGTGAaagggagcggagcgggggggcTACGGGGAGCCGGGGGGCACCGGGACGCTGAGGGGAACCGGGGGCGGGATCAGTGGGGAGCTGAGGGGAACCGGGGGAAGCGGATCACCGCGGCGCTGAGGGGAACAAGGCGGGGGGCGGCATCGGGGCGCTAAGGGACACCGGGGGCTCTGCACCGGGGCGCTGGGGAGGCCGCGGGAGGCccgcggggggccggcggggcgggggaagcgccgcggggccgggccgggcctagACCGCTCGCCCTTTCCGGCCCCCGTCGGCGGCGGAcgccccgccccgcgctccccCATTGGCCCAGGCACGCCCAGCGCCTGTCGCTCATTGGTCCGGCCCGCTCTCCATCGCCCTTCCCTAATATGGAAGTGATGACAGGAGCGTACCAAGCACGGCGGGGTGCCGGGGGGACCGTGCGAGAtctcgccgccgccgcgggccgccgccgccccacgcgCTCTCCACCGCCGTCGTCTCCTCGCTCTGTGCCGCGGCGAGCCTTCGCCGCCGTCGCCTGAGCCCTCGGCTCGAGGCAGGAGCCTCCCATCTCCCCCCTCCCGCTGCAGTGGGAGGTCCCACGCATCCCGGAAGAGAGGACCGGCCACTTCCGCCTGCCGGGACCAGACTGTAGCCGCCACCATGGTAGGGCGGGGGgtgccgggccgggggggcggcggcgggcgaggaTGAGGATGAGGGGACCGtggccgggggggcggcggcggcggcggcggttggGGAtcagggggccgggggggcggcggcgggcgaggaTGAGGATGAGGGGACCGTggccgggagggcggcggcggtTGGGGATGAGGGGGCCGGGGGCGACGGCGGCGGGGGTCAGGCGGCGGGACCCGGGCCCGGGGCTGACGCCGCTGTGTCCCCGCAGACCGCCACGCTGCGCCCGTACCTGAACGCGGTGCGCGCCACGCTGCAGGCCGCGCTGTGCCTGGAGAACTTCTCCTCGCAGGTGGTGGAGCGGCACAACAAGCCCGAGGTGGAAGTCAGGTACGGGGGCGAGGCgacggcggcggggcgggtgGCGGGCACCGGTGAAGCCCTGCTCCGGCCgggctgcctgccctgggagctgctggccgGTCCCTGCCGGTTCACTGGGCAGCCCGGGTGCAGCCGGGCAGGCCTCCGCACCCACCGGCTGCTGCCCCTTAGTCACCgggctggtgctggcagggagccGAGGAactgcagggaggaggggggatcCAGCTTGGGAGCAAGGGAGGATCGGCCGTGGGGATGGATGTTTCCAGGAGGCGGAAAGCATTCTGTAGCAGCGTGAAGCAAAAACTGCACCTCTGTGATCCCTGTGGCTCCCTGCTTGTGCACTCCCTGTCCCCGTTTCTGACCAGTAAATACTTCTGAGTCAGTCCTGCCCTTTCTCTGCTCACAGGAGCAGCAAAGAGCTGCTGTTGCAGCCCGTGATCATCAGCAGGAACGAGAAGGAGAAGGTCCTCATCGAGGGCTCCATTAACTCTGTGCGCGTCAGCATCGCGGTGAAGCAGGTGAGGTGGGGAGCGTGGGCAGCGGGCTGGCAGCTCACGCCTGGTGTGGGCGAAGCCTCACTTCCCTTTTGTCTCCCCAGGCTGATGAAATTGAGAAGATTTTGTGCCACAAATTCATGCGCTTCATGATGATGAGGGCCGAGAACTTCTTCATCCTGCGCAGGAAGCCTGTGGAGGTGAGATGGCAGAGCGGCTCCCggctctgctcctggcactggGGGGGGTCTCCAGTGCAGAACTGGGATGCAAGGCCGCGTGGTCAGTGGCCTGAGTGCTCGTCCCCAGGGCGCTTCTCTCTTCTCCAGGGCTACGACATCAGCTTCTTGATCACAAACTTCCACACGGAGCAGATGTACAAGCACAAGCTGGTGGACTTTGTTATCCACTTCATGGAGGAGATCGACAAGGAGATCAGTGAGATGAAGCTCTCTGTCAATGCCAGGGCCCGCATCGTGGCAGAGGAGTTCCTCAAGAACGTGAGGCTCTGAACCGGGAGGAGATGGGTCCCTTATTTTGGGAGCGGGTTCGTGGGGCTCAAAGCCAGCGTGGCCCTTGTGCCCAGAGCCCCCCCGTCCCATCTACGGGAACGGTTGGGTCGCTCTACCCGGGGATCCTCTCCAGGATGGGGGGGAGGATGCCCAGGGGTGTTTGTACCCACTTTGCTTGTGAAGTGCCAGCTTTAAGACCCCCAGAGCACACTCGGGGGCAGGCAGCAGTCACGGGGGACGTGGCCCTTTCGGTGGCTGCCGCGATGGGACGCGCAGTGCCCGGGAGAAGCTGAGCGTGGATCTCCGTGAGCGGTGGCTGCCCTCGGCCTCCCTCCCCGGTGACAGGGAAGGGTGGTCAGGGCTGGAGGAGCGCCCgcgggcagggactgatggccaCTTGTCTTCTCCTCTCGCCTTTCAGTTTTAGGCCGTGGCGCAGGACCCCGTGGCTCCCCAACGCTTGTGCCCGCCGGGCACCGTGCCTGCGCCTGCTcccgcttccccccccaccctctgTGGACGGCCGGGCCGGGACCCCCCTGCCCCTCACCGGGCCAGGCGGCCGTGCTGGGAGCAGCCCCCGCTTGCGGCAGAGCGGCCCCGATCGCTGCCCCTGTCTCGTCTCGTTTTTTAAACGTTCTCGTTTGCTGTAaccgccgcctccgcctcctccctccctcccgtcGCACCGGCGGGACCTGCGGCaccggccggggaggggggcggggcctggcgggaggggggcggggcctggcgggGCACCGTGGCAACGGCAAACAG is from Harpia harpyja isolate bHarHar1 chromosome Z, bHarHar1 primary haplotype, whole genome shotgun sequence and encodes:
- the TADA3 gene encoding LOW QUALITY PROTEIN: transcriptional adapter 3 (The sequence of the model RefSeq protein was modified relative to this genomic sequence to represent the inferred CDS: deleted 1 base in 1 codon) — protein: MSELKDCPLQFHDFKSVDHVKVCPRYTAVLARSEDDGIGIEELDTLQLELETLLSSASRRLRVLEAETQILTDWQDKKGDRRFLKLSKDHDVGTSVKHGKPKKQKLEGKGGHGTGPGPGRPKSKNLQPKIQEYEFQDDPIDVPRIPKNDAPNRFWASVEPYCADLTNEEVRVLEELLKPPEDEAEHYKIPPLGKHYSQRWAQEDLLEEQKDGARAAAAADKKKGVLGPLTELDTKDVDALLKKSEAQHEQPEDGCPFGPLTQRLLQALVEENIISPVEDSPIPEIAGKDSGADGAGTSPRSQNKPFSVPHTKSLEGRIKEELVAQGLLESEDRPAEDSEDEVLAELRKRQAELKALSAHNRAKKHELLRLAKEELHRQELRQRVRMADNEVMDAFRKIMAARQKKRTPTKKEKDQAWKTLKERESILKLLDG